Proteins encoded by one window of Mesorhizobium sp. INR15:
- a CDS encoding tyrosine recombinase XerC, producing MQEFLIPAKPDLQAARESWLKMLARERRLSPATVEAYERDSRQFLHFLTGHCGGAPGISDIANLRPADLRGFLAARRAEGAGARTLGRGLAGIRSLLRFLERRGLANAAGAAALRAPRQPKSLPKPLTAIDAKHVVSIEGQLAEEPWIAARNAAVLTLLYGSGLRISEALGLAGADLSSPGDTVLRVTGKGGKTRLVPVLPVALRAIAEYRRLCPYHLDPKGLLFRGARGGPLNPAIIQRDMAKLRSALNLPDTATPHALRHSFATHLLGRGGDLRTIQELLGHASLSTTQIYTGVDTTRLLEIYESAHPRA from the coding sequence ATGCAGGAATTCCTGATCCCGGCAAAACCCGACCTTCAGGCGGCACGCGAAAGCTGGCTGAAGATGCTGGCGCGCGAGCGCCGGCTGTCGCCCGCGACCGTCGAGGCCTATGAGCGCGACTCGAGGCAGTTTCTGCATTTCCTGACCGGCCATTGCGGTGGCGCCCCCGGCATTTCCGACATCGCCAATCTGCGCCCAGCCGATCTGCGGGGTTTCCTCGCCGCCCGCCGCGCCGAAGGTGCCGGCGCCCGCACGCTCGGGCGCGGGCTGGCCGGCATCCGCTCGCTGCTGCGCTTTCTCGAGCGGCGCGGTCTCGCCAACGCCGCCGGTGCCGCCGCCCTGCGCGCACCGCGCCAACCCAAGTCGCTGCCCAAGCCGCTCACCGCAATTGACGCGAAGCACGTCGTCTCGATCGAAGGCCAGTTGGCGGAGGAACCGTGGATCGCCGCCCGCAATGCCGCCGTCCTGACACTGCTCTACGGCTCCGGCCTGCGCATTTCCGAAGCGCTTGGCCTTGCCGGCGCCGATCTGTCATCGCCCGGTGACACGGTGCTGCGGGTCACCGGCAAGGGCGGCAAGACGCGGCTGGTGCCGGTGCTGCCGGTGGCCTTGCGCGCAATCGCCGAATACCGCCGGCTTTGCCCCTATCATCTCGACCCGAAGGGCTTGCTGTTTCGCGGCGCGCGCGGCGGGCCGCTCAACCCGGCCATCATCCAGCGCGACATGGCGAAGCTGCGTTCGGCGCTCAACCTGCCTGACACCGCGACGCCGCACGCCTTGCGCCATTCCTTCGCCACGCACCTGCTGGGGCGTGGCGGCGACCTGCGCACCATCCAGGAGCTGCTTGGCCATGCCAGTCTCTCAACCACCCAGATCTACACCGGCGTCGACACCACCAGGCTGCTCGAAATCTACGAGTCCGCGCATCCCCGCGCATGA
- the rimM gene encoding ribosome maturation factor RimM (Essential for efficient processing of 16S rRNA) — protein sequence MTKPQNPVQMAVIGAAHGIKGELRVKTFTGEPLALADYGPLYAKDGRAFQIIDIRPANTVVVVRFKGVSDRNAAEALAGTELFVDRSMLPDDGEEDEFYHADLVGLEVRDDTGGVVGKVVAVHNFGGGDILDVTLGGRKGVLIPFTQAAVPEVSIAEGFVRIDPAAAGLIEDEDGDAPRDEDFDPKGRPRGPSDAGGNR from the coding sequence ATGACCAAGCCCCAGAACCCCGTCCAGATGGCCGTGATTGGCGCCGCCCACGGCATCAAGGGCGAATTGCGTGTCAAAACCTTCACCGGCGAGCCGCTGGCGCTGGCTGATTATGGCCCGCTCTATGCCAAGGACGGCCGCGCCTTCCAGATCATCGACATCCGGCCCGCCAACACTGTCGTCGTGGTCCGCTTCAAGGGTGTCAGCGACCGCAACGCCGCCGAGGCGCTGGCCGGTACGGAATTGTTCGTCGACCGCTCGATGCTGCCGGACGATGGCGAGGAGGATGAATTCTATCATGCCGATCTCGTCGGGCTCGAAGTTCGGGACGACACTGGCGGTGTGGTTGGCAAGGTCGTTGCCGTGCACAATTTCGGTGGCGGCGATATTCTCGATGTCACGCTGGGCGGCCGTAAAGGCGTGCTGATCCCATTCACGCAGGCCGCCGTCCCTGAGGTGTCTATCGCCGAAGGTTTTGTCCGCATCGATCCGGCAGCGGCTGGTCTGATCGAGGACGAGGATGGCGATGCGCCCCGCGACGAGGACTTCGACCCGAAAGGCAGGCCGCGAGGACCAAGCGACGCCGGGGGCAACCGGTGA
- the trmD gene encoding tRNA (guanosine(37)-N1)-methyltransferase TrmD, which translates to MTFKASVLTLYPEMFPGALGLSLAGRALEAGTWSLDAVQIRDFATDRHRTVDDTPAGGGAGMVMRADVLARAIDHASPESDARPRLLMSPRGKPLAQARVRELAAGPGAVILCGRFEGIDQRLIEARGLEEVSVGDFILSGGEPAALALLDAIVRLLPGVMGNAVSGDEESFENGLLEHPHYTRPQEFEGREIPEVLVSGNHKKIAAWRRAESERLTRERRPDLLAAQPLLK; encoded by the coding sequence GTGACGTTCAAGGCCTCGGTGCTGACGCTCTATCCCGAGATGTTTCCGGGTGCGCTTGGCCTGTCGCTCGCCGGGCGGGCGCTTGAAGCCGGCACATGGTCGCTGGACGCCGTCCAGATCCGCGATTTCGCCACCGATCGCCATCGCACCGTCGATGATACGCCGGCTGGTGGCGGCGCCGGCATGGTGATGCGCGCCGACGTGCTGGCCAGGGCGATTGACCACGCCTCACCTGAAAGTGACGCGCGGCCACGCCTGCTGATGAGCCCGCGCGGCAAGCCACTGGCGCAGGCGCGCGTGCGCGAACTGGCGGCCGGCCCCGGCGCGGTCATCCTCTGCGGGCGCTTCGAAGGCATCGACCAGCGGCTGATCGAAGCGCGTGGACTGGAAGAGGTTTCCGTCGGCGATTTTATCCTCTCCGGCGGCGAACCGGCGGCGCTGGCGCTGCTCGACGCGATTGTGCGCCTGTTGCCCGGCGTCATGGGCAATGCGGTCTCGGGCGATGAAGAGAGCTTCGAGAACGGCCTGCTCGAACATCCGCATTACACGCGGCCGCAGGAGTTCGAAGGACGTGAGATTCCCGAAGTGCTTGTCTCGGGCAATCACAAGAAGATCGCCGCGTGGCGGCGGGCGGAGTCCGAGAGGCTGACTAGGGAGCGGCGGCCTGACCTGCTCGCCGCTCAGCCCTTGCTGAAATAG
- a CDS encoding sulfite exporter TauE/SafE family protein, producing MSVFDAVLLFLAGFLSGAANAVAGGGTFITFGAMTLVGVPPIVANATSSVTQFPGYITSTLAYWADIKHFWRGALLLCLISAAGALAGALILLALDNPSFRVLVPWLLLAATALFAAGPWLKPAPRPGQEAAVGSLAGSLAQFVTAIYGGFFGAGMGVMMLATLGLTQSGGYHRLNALKNMLAMVIAAVAIIIFVWGGVVAWPQAIVMIPGGALGGYTGVWIAKRVPQNVVRGFVIAVGLFLAFYYFSKG from the coding sequence ATGTCTGTTTTCGACGCGGTCCTGCTGTTCCTGGCGGGTTTTCTGTCCGGCGCCGCCAATGCAGTCGCCGGCGGCGGCACATTTATCACATTCGGCGCCATGACCCTGGTCGGCGTGCCGCCGATCGTCGCCAACGCCACCTCCTCGGTGACGCAGTTTCCCGGCTACATCACCTCGACGCTCGCCTACTGGGCCGACATCAAGCATTTCTGGCGTGGTGCGCTGCTGCTCTGCCTGATCTCGGCTGCCGGCGCACTGGCTGGCGCGCTTATCCTGCTGGCGCTCGACAACCCATCGTTCCGCGTCCTGGTGCCGTGGCTGCTGCTGGCCGCGACGGCGCTGTTCGCCGCCGGACCATGGCTGAAGCCGGCGCCCAGGCCCGGTCAGGAGGCTGCCGTCGGATCGCTGGCCGGATCGCTGGCGCAGTTCGTCACCGCCATCTATGGCGGCTTCTTCGGCGCCGGCATGGGCGTCATGATGCTGGCGACGCTCGGCCTGACGCAATCAGGCGGCTACCACCGGCTGAACGCGCTGAAGAACATGCTGGCCATGGTCATCGCAGCGGTCGCGATCATCATCTTTGTCTGGGGCGGCGTCGTCGCCTGGCCTCAGGCGATCGTCATGATCCCTGGCGGCGCGCTCGGTGGTTATACCGGTGTCTGGATCGCCAAGCGCGTGCCGCAGAATGTGGTGCGCGGCTTCGTCATCGCGGTCGGCCTGTTCCTCGCCTTCTACTATTTCAGCAAGGGCTGA
- the rplS gene encoding 50S ribosomal protein L19, producing MDILRQLEAEQAAKIEAKRKLPEFQPGDTVRVQVRVTEGTRTRVQAYEGVVIARAGAGFQENFTVRKISYGEGVERVFPVFSPMIEGVEIVRRGKVRRAKLYYLRDRRGKSARISENTGVRARKLNDEERDALNAEKARLEAEKVAAVQALAAEKAAQEAAEKKAADEAAKAAADEAAAKAAETATAE from the coding sequence ATGGATATTCTCCGTCAGCTCGAGGCCGAACAGGCCGCCAAGATCGAAGCCAAGCGCAAGCTTCCCGAATTCCAGCCCGGCGATACCGTGCGCGTCCAGGTCCGCGTGACCGAAGGCACCCGCACTCGCGTCCAGGCCTATGAAGGCGTTGTCATCGCCCGCGCCGGCGCCGGCTTCCAGGAGAATTTCACCGTTCGCAAGATTTCCTACGGCGAAGGCGTCGAGCGCGTATTCCCGGTCTTCTCGCCGATGATCGAAGGCGTCGAGATCGTGCGCCGCGGCAAGGTGCGTCGCGCCAAGCTCTACTACCTGCGCGATCGTCGCGGCAAGTCGGCCCGTATTTCGGAAAACACCGGCGTGCGCGCCCGCAAGCTGAACGACGAAGAGCGTGATGCGCTGAACGCCGAGAAGGCCCGCCTCGAGGCCGAGAAGGTCGCCGCCGTGCAGGCACTGGCCGCCGAGAAGGCAGCGCAGGAAGCCGCCGAGAAGAAGGCCGCCGATGAAGCCGCCAAGGCAGCAGCCGATGAGGCCGCCGCCAAGGCAGCGGAAACAGCCACGGCCGAATAA
- a CDS encoding organic hydroperoxide resistance protein, translating into MTALYSTEARAVGGRAGHVQSNDGLLSLDLAMPKELGGKGGATNPEQLFAAGYAACFESAMRFIAGKQKLPLQDASVTANVSLHTNAQGGFVLGVSLAAETKGLDQAAAEALVSAAHQVCPYSNAIKGNIEVALSAKALPAKAA; encoded by the coding sequence ATGACCGCACTGTATTCCACCGAAGCTCGTGCCGTTGGCGGCCGCGCCGGCCATGTCCAGAGCAATGATGGCTTGCTTAGCCTCGACCTTGCCATGCCGAAGGAACTGGGCGGCAAGGGTGGCGCCACCAACCCCGAGCAGCTTTTCGCCGCCGGCTATGCCGCTTGCTTCGAAAGCGCCATGCGCTTCATCGCCGGCAAGCAGAAATTGCCGCTGCAGGATGCCTCGGTGACGGCCAATGTCAGTCTGCATACCAATGCGCAAGGTGGATTTGTGCTTGGCGTTTCCCTGGCCGCCGAAACAAAAGGTCTTGATCAGGCGGCAGCGGAAGCGCTTGTATCGGCGGCGCACCAGGTTTGCCCCTACTCCAACGCCATCAAGGGCAATATCGAGGTGGCGCTTTCGGCAAAGGCGCTTCCAGCAAAGGCAGCATGA
- a CDS encoding MarR family winged helix-turn-helix transcriptional regulator, which translates to MTTRSPTEATGVPADFAGVPKLDQHLCFALYSASGLMTRLYRPLLEPLGLTYPQYLTMLALWEHAPRTVGDLGDTLGLDSATLTPLLKRLEASGMVTRRRDAADERRVLVEPTDQGRALRESAKAVSAAMRCNSPLDGEELKSLHHTLTRLIGGLREATGKAPALE; encoded by the coding sequence ATGACCACCAGATCACCCACCGAAGCGACAGGCGTCCCGGCGGATTTCGCCGGGGTGCCGAAGCTCGACCAGCATCTCTGCTTCGCGCTCTATTCGGCAAGCGGGCTGATGACGCGGCTCTACCGGCCGCTGCTCGAACCGCTCGGCCTGACCTATCCGCAATATCTGACCATGCTGGCGCTGTGGGAACACGCGCCGCGCACTGTGGGCGATCTCGGTGATACGCTGGGGCTCGATTCCGCGACGCTGACGCCGCTGTTGAAGCGGCTGGAAGCGAGCGGCATGGTCACGCGTCGGCGCGATGCCGCCGACGAGCGCCGGGTGCTGGTCGAACCGACCGATCAGGGCCGTGCGCTCCGCGAAAGCGCCAAAGCCGTGTCGGCGGCGATGCGTTGCAATTCGCCGCTCGATGGCGAAGAGCTGAAATCACTGCATCATACCTTGACCCGGCTGATCGGTGGGTTGCGCGAAGCTACCGGCAAGGCGCCTGCCCTTGAATGA
- a CDS encoding transporter substrate-binding domain-containing protein produces MTKSKLLLAGLLALILTPVAALAQALPDLAGKKVVVVTENAYPPLQFIDAKTGKQIGWEYDAMNEIAKRLNFTVEYQNTSWDAMIQAVSDNQYNIGMTGITIKDDRKAKVDFSDPYMRSEQFMLVRGDESRFTDAKTFGAFKDGLVGAQAGTTPFYTAVYSVLDGNEQNPRIKLFETFGATVQALKSGDVDVVLTDGTAGKGYVDAADGKLKLIGGPLGTEDFGFIFPKGSDLVKPVNAAIAALKADGTLDALNKKWFLDYKMGQ; encoded by the coding sequence ATGACGAAATCGAAACTGCTGCTGGCCGGCCTGCTGGCCCTCATCCTCACGCCTGTCGCGGCCTTGGCGCAGGCGCTGCCCGACCTCGCCGGCAAGAAGGTGGTGGTGGTGACGGAAAACGCCTACCCGCCGCTGCAGTTCATCGACGCCAAGACGGGAAAGCAGATCGGCTGGGAATATGACGCGATGAACGAGATCGCCAAGCGGCTGAACTTCACCGTCGAGTACCAGAACACCTCCTGGGACGCGATGATCCAGGCGGTTTCCGACAACCAGTACAATATCGGCATGACCGGCATCACCATCAAGGATGACCGCAAGGCGAAGGTCGATTTCTCCGACCCCTATATGCGGTCCGAACAGTTCATGCTGGTGCGCGGCGATGAGAGCCGTTTCACCGACGCCAAGACCTTTGGCGCGTTCAAGGACGGGCTGGTCGGCGCTCAGGCCGGCACGACGCCGTTCTATACCGCCGTTTACAGTGTGCTGGACGGCAACGAGCAGAACCCGCGCATCAAGCTGTTCGAGACTTTTGGCGCGACGGTGCAGGCGCTCAAGTCCGGCGACGTCGATGTGGTTTTGACCGACGGCACCGCCGGCAAGGGCTATGTCGACGCCGCCGACGGCAAGCTGAAGCTGATCGGCGGCCCGCTCGGCACCGAGGATTTCGGCTTCATCTTCCCGAAGGGCTCGGATCTGGTGAAGCCCGTCAATGCGGCGATCGCGGCGCTCAAGGCCGACGGCACGCTCGACGCGCTCAACAAGAAGTGGTTCCTCGACTACAAGATGGGGCAGTAG